Proteins encoded within one genomic window of Candidatus Brevundimonas colombiensis:
- a CDS encoding hydrolase: MRILTSDQAVLDHVAARREAIIRRTIDWANINSGSRNAAGLNAMLDVLEAEARRLPASVERLPTQGSTTVDDNGAVREEAHADALKITARPDAPIQIVLTGHYDTVFPADSRFQTVTTRPDGALNGPGVADMKGGISVMLAALEAFETHPDRHGVGWTVLLSPDEEIGSPASAPLLAELGARGHIGLTYEPALADGTLAGARKGSGNYHLIVTGRAAHAGRAFDEGRNAVAGAAIIAGALHGLNGQHEGVTVNVARIAGGGALNVVADNAVVRFNVRVPDKAAADWIDAQVRAIAATPPFEGLTLDLHGGFTRAPKPMDTAQTALFEAVKEAGALLGQPIAWKPSGGVCEGNNLHAAGLPNIDTLGVRGGEIHSDQEFAWPDSFVERAQLSALILCKVASGEIDAAKLKSLRMETL; this comes from the coding sequence ATGCGGATTCTGACCTCCGACCAGGCCGTCCTCGACCACGTCGCTGCGCGACGCGAGGCCATCATCAGGCGCACCATCGACTGGGCGAACATCAACTCCGGCAGCCGCAACGCCGCCGGGCTGAACGCCATGCTGGATGTGCTGGAGGCCGAGGCCCGCCGCCTGCCCGCCTCGGTCGAGCGGCTGCCGACGCAGGGTTCGACCACAGTCGACGACAACGGCGCAGTGCGAGAAGAAGCCCACGCCGACGCCCTGAAGATCACCGCCCGGCCCGACGCCCCGATCCAGATCGTGCTGACCGGCCATTACGACACCGTCTTTCCGGCCGACAGCAGGTTCCAGACCGTGACCACCCGCCCCGACGGCGCCCTGAACGGTCCCGGCGTGGCCGACATGAAGGGTGGGATCAGCGTGATGCTGGCCGCGCTTGAGGCGTTCGAAACCCATCCCGACCGCCACGGCGTGGGCTGGACCGTGCTGCTCAGCCCCGACGAGGAGATCGGCTCGCCCGCCTCGGCGCCCCTGCTGGCCGAACTGGGCGCGCGGGGACATATCGGCCTGACCTATGAACCGGCCCTGGCCGACGGCACCCTGGCGGGGGCGAGAAAGGGCAGCGGCAATTATCACCTGATCGTCACCGGCCGCGCCGCCCATGCCGGTCGCGCCTTCGACGAGGGGCGCAATGCGGTGGCGGGCGCCGCCATCATCGCGGGCGCCCTGCATGGGCTGAACGGCCAGCACGAGGGCGTCACCGTCAATGTCGCCAGGATCGCGGGCGGCGGCGCCCTGAACGTGGTCGCCGATAACGCCGTGGTCCGCTTCAATGTTCGCGTGCCGGACAAGGCCGCCGCCGACTGGATCGACGCCCAGGTGCGCGCCATCGCCGCAACGCCGCCGTTCGAGGGGCTGACGCTTGACCTGCACGGCGGCTTCACCCGCGCGCCCAAGCCGATGGACACGGCCCAGACCGCCCTGTTCGAAGCGGTGAAGGAAGCGGGCGCCCTGCTGGGCCAGCCCATCGCCTGGAAACCCTCGGGCGGGGTGTGCGAGGGCAATAATCTGCACGCCGCCGGTCTGCCCAACATCGACACCCTGGGCGTCCGGGGTGGAGAGATCCATTCGGATCAGGAGTTCGCCTGGCCCGACAGTTTCGTCGAACGCGCCCAGCTCAGCGCCCTGATCCTGTGCAAGGTCGCCTCGGGCGAGATCGACGCGGCCAAACTGAAATCCCTGCGGATGGAAACCCTGTAG
- a CDS encoding arginine N-succinyltransferase, with translation MLIVRPAGPADLDHLLELAILSGPGFTSLPEDPDVLSDRLELSQASFRGEVTPQEAWYTLMLEDGDTGDIDGIGSVKATVGLKRPFFSFRVVNNTASSPSIGVKLDHHTLVLVNECTGWTEVGSLFLKADRRKGGAGRLLSQSRYMLIGAQPDLFAENVLAELRGVFTPDGACPFWDHVAHKFFPMEFDDADRMTGSTDKQFILDLAPRHPIYVELLPEPARAVIGKVHPQGVPAMALLESEGFRTNGLVDIFDAGPTVSCGRDNIRTVRDARLLTLEITDQVEAELPALISTDSVAAFRAVRAKADIHGETVRLSAETAAALKVRAGDAVRVKS, from the coding sequence ATGCTCATCGTCCGTCCCGCCGGTCCCGCCGACCTGGATCACCTTCTGGAGCTGGCCATCCTGTCCGGCCCCGGCTTCACCAGCCTGCCTGAAGATCCCGACGTCCTGTCCGACCGGCTGGAGCTGAGCCAGGCCAGCTTCCGGGGCGAGGTCACGCCGCAGGAGGCCTGGTACACATTGATGCTGGAGGACGGCGACACCGGCGACATCGACGGCATCGGCTCGGTAAAGGCGACGGTGGGGCTGAAACGCCCCTTCTTCTCGTTCCGCGTCGTGAACAACACCGCCTCCTCGCCCTCCATCGGGGTCAAGCTGGATCATCATACCCTGGTGCTGGTCAATGAATGCACCGGCTGGACCGAGGTCGGGTCGCTGTTCCTGAAGGCCGACCGGCGCAAGGGCGGCGCAGGCCGCCTGCTCAGCCAGTCGCGCTATATGCTGATCGGCGCCCAGCCCGACCTGTTCGCCGAGAATGTGCTGGCCGAACTGCGCGGCGTCTTCACCCCCGACGGCGCCTGCCCCTTCTGGGATCATGTGGCGCACAAATTCTTCCCGATGGAGTTCGACGACGCCGACCGGATGACCGGATCGACCGACAAACAGTTCATCCTCGATCTGGCCCCGCGCCATCCGATCTATGTCGAGCTGCTGCCCGAACCCGCCCGCGCCGTGATCGGCAAGGTGCATCCGCAGGGCGTGCCCGCCATGGCCCTGCTGGAGAGCGAAGGCTTCCGCACCAATGGGCTGGTGGATATTTTCGACGCTGGCCCGACCGTCTCCTGCGGGCGCGACAACATCCGCACGGTGCGCGATGCGCGCCTGCTGACGCTGGAGATCACCGATCAGGTCGAGGCCGAACTGCCGGCCCTGATCTCGACCGACAGCGTGGCCGCCTTCCGCGCCGTCCGCGCCAAGGCGGACATCCACGGCGAGACCGTTCGCCTGTCCGCCGAAACCGCCGCCGCGCTGAAGGTTCGCGCGGGGGACGCCGTGCGGGTGAAATCGTGA
- the arsC gene encoding arsenate reductase (glutaredoxin) (This arsenate reductase requires both glutathione and glutaredoxin to convert arsenate to arsenite, after which the efflux transporter formed by ArsA and ArsB can extrude the arsenite from the cell, providing resistance.), whose amino-acid sequence MTVVLYHNPKCSTSRNALALLRERGIEPAVIEYLKTGWDRATLERLAARTGGGLSGLMRRKEAEAKALLDAGADDEALLAAALAQPILIERPIVETDKGAVVGRPLERVLEVL is encoded by the coding sequence ATGACCGTGGTGCTGTATCACAATCCGAAATGCTCGACCTCGCGCAACGCCCTGGCCCTGCTGCGGGAGCGGGGGATCGAGCCGGCGGTGATCGAATATCTGAAGACCGGATGGGATCGGGCGACGCTGGAACGACTGGCCGCGCGGACCGGCGGCGGCCTGTCCGGCCTGATGCGCCGCAAGGAGGCCGAGGCCAAGGCCCTGCTGGACGCCGGCGCCGATGACGAAGCGTTGCTGGCCGCCGCCCTGGCCCAGCCGATCCTGATCGAACGCCCCATCGTCGAAACCGACAAGGGCGCCGTCGTCGGCCGCCCGCTGGAGCGGGTGCTGGAGGTCCTCTGA